From the Candidatus Bathyarchaeia archaeon genome, one window contains:
- the hsp20 gene encoding archaeal heat shock protein Hsp20 — protein sequence MPEDEDFPEWFRRRRFPFFGSWFFEDIDRMFREMEKMIEEEFKAFTSRVPKEYVRERKLPDGSTIREWGPFVYGYSIRIGPDGKPEIREFGNVKPTRFGPTVKEEREPLVDVVETDNEIHVVAELPGVEKEDIKLHGTEDTLTISVDTPQRKYYKEITLPAKVNVKEAKTQYKNGVLEVKLPKIKEERKPKGEPIKIE from the coding sequence ATGCCCGAAGATGAGGATTTTCCAGAATGGTTTAGACGTAGACGGTTTCCATTCTTCGGAAGCTGGTTCTTTGAGGATATTGACCGCATGTTCCGTGAAATGGAAAAAATGATAGAGGAAGAGTTTAAGGCTTTCACCTCCCGGGTTCCCAAGGAGTATGTTAGGGAACGCAAGCTCCCAGATGGCTCAACCATACGCGAGTGGGGACCCTTCGTCTACGGCTACAGCATCCGCATAGGCCCGGACGGCAAACCTGAAATCCGCGAGTTCGGCAACGTCAAGCCAACCCGCTTTGGGCCAACCGTTAAAGAGGAACGCGAACCACTGGTGGACGTGGTTGAAACGGACAACGAAATTCACGTTGTGGCGGAGCTGCCCGGCGTGGAGAAGGAGGACATTAAGCTTCACGGCACAGAGGACACGTTAACCATAAGCGTTGACACGCCCCAACGGAAATACTACAAGGAGATAACGCTTCCAGCCAAGGTCAACGTGAAAGAGGCTAAAACTCAATATAAGAACGGCGTCTTGGAGGTCAAGCTTCCGAAGATAAAGGAAGAGCGGAAACCAAAGGGCGAACCAATAAAAATAGAGTAG
- a CDS encoding inositol monophosphatase family protein: MDWLQILEECRDNVKSQIAPLLKSLNQSQPDLGIGAGGDPIRQIDLAAEKAIIETLQGHGLSFTLISEESGVKEYGANPKQHYITADPIDGTTNIMRGIPFYATSIAVSTKPELRTVHAALVADLFHDVTYTAVKGEGAKRNNQEIKPSDQTDLADAVVGVDLNTYRAREIAPRITSLIERTKHIRHLGANALELCYVADGTIDAFIDIRGKLRATDTAAAWLIIREAGATITTPDGKLLNAKLDPKERLTFVASANRKIHKTILSLLKA, encoded by the coding sequence GTGGATTGGCTTCAAATACTGGAAGAATGCAGAGACAACGTGAAAAGCCAGATAGCCCCACTACTGAAATCCCTAAATCAGTCTCAGCCGGACTTGGGCATAGGCGCCGGCGGAGACCCAATAAGGCAGATAGACCTAGCGGCTGAAAAAGCCATAATTGAAACTCTACAGGGACACGGCCTATCCTTCACTCTTATAAGCGAGGAGTCCGGCGTAAAAGAATACGGTGCAAACCCAAAGCAGCACTATATTACGGCGGACCCAATAGATGGCACAACAAACATAATGAGAGGCATACCCTTTTATGCTACGTCTATAGCCGTATCCACAAAACCGGAACTTCGCACAGTCCACGCTGCCCTCGTGGCAGACCTGTTCCACGACGTGACGTACACAGCCGTTAAAGGCGAAGGGGCGAAACGCAACAACCAAGAAATAAAGCCCTCAGACCAGACGGACTTGGCGGATGCAGTGGTAGGAGTAGACCTAAACACTTACAGGGCTAGAGAAATAGCCCCCCGCATAACAAGCCTAATAGAGCGGACAAAGCACATCCGCCACCTAGGCGCCAACGCCTTGGAGCTCTGTTATGTGGCAGACGGCACCATAGACGCCTTCATAGACATAAGGGGGAAACTACGCGCCACAGACACGGCTGCCGCTTGGCTGATAATAAGGGAGGCTGGAGCCACAATAACAACACCGGATGGCAAACTGCTAAACGCTAAACTCGACCCAAAGGAAAGGCTAACCTTCGTGGCTTCCGCCAACAGAAAAATCCACAAAACAATATTAAGCCTCCTAAAGGCATGA
- a CDS encoding metallophosphoesterase, with protein sequence MITPLAPHPAALVKTGDTRTLVVADLHIGWEIALSEKGIHVPTQAAKLLEKLKTLIRAYKPDRLLILGDVKHTVATAELGEWQDIPEFFNELKRHIGEIQIIHGNHDGNLEPLLPEGITILPSSGTVIGGAGFFHGHRWPSPTLLKCRTLVMGHVHPVIVLRDPAGFRITRQVWVKAKCNPNQLAEILLQKHGIKVEETPQKTLLKHYGVKPKTSQLFIMPSFNEFLGGKPLNEKDAAESEKIVGPILRAEAVDLRNAEVYLLDGTFLGYLSQLEIFGKP encoded by the coding sequence ATGATAACGCCACTGGCACCTCATCCAGCAGCCCTCGTGAAGACAGGGGACACCCGAACGCTTGTTGTGGCAGACCTCCACATCGGATGGGAAATAGCCCTATCCGAAAAGGGCATCCATGTGCCAACCCAAGCCGCAAAACTTCTGGAAAAACTTAAAACACTCATAAGAGCGTACAAACCCGACAGACTGCTGATCCTAGGCGACGTGAAACACACTGTGGCAACTGCCGAGCTCGGCGAGTGGCAAGACATCCCAGAATTCTTCAACGAACTTAAGAGGCACATAGGCGAGATCCAGATAATTCATGGAAACCACGACGGAAACCTTGAACCCCTCCTTCCCGAGGGCATAACCATCCTTCCATCCTCCGGCACAGTTATAGGCGGCGCAGGCTTCTTCCACGGGCACCGTTGGCCATCACCAACCCTCCTAAAATGCAGAACCCTTGTTATGGGGCACGTTCACCCCGTCATAGTTCTCCGAGATCCCGCAGGCTTCAGGATAACAAGGCAGGTTTGGGTTAAAGCCAAATGCAACCCAAATCAGCTGGCGGAAATCCTACTTCAGAAACATGGGATAAAAGTTGAGGAAACCCCGCAGAAAACGCTACTCAAACATTATGGGGTTAAGCCTAAAACCAGCCAACTCTTCATAATGCCATCCTTCAACGAGTTCCTGGGCGGAAAACCTCTAAACGAGAAGGACGCCGCGGAAAGCGAGAAAATCGTAGGTCCAATCCTCCGCGCGGAAGCAGTGGACCTAAGAAACGCTGAAGTCTACCTTCTAGACGGAACCTTTCTGGGCTATTTAAGCCAGCTTGAAATTTTTGGAAAGCCATAA